The Actinomyces sp. oral taxon 414 genome has a segment encoding these proteins:
- a CDS encoding class I SAM-dependent methyltransferase, with translation MEGDGADGNGTGAPGGTGGAGGAVRELRGVPDTLFIPLAARVHVSRRFPDYFHDGAALSLARLIPAAVDGSASEYGHMASVARYHNLDEMTRAFAARRGRCAIVSLGAGLETAAFRLADLGATFYEVDLPEVIEARRALLPPTPHEVLIGADVLGRDWMDRLEPGAPTLFIAAGLFQYFHADDVVSLIGALRDRCPGGELVFDATNRAGLAYGNRYVRRTGNTAAPMHFHVDDPAAFARACGVELVEQRPFFTRARALLGRRLGLRTRIAMAVADRLRRTMIVHLAFNPGATPGAPG, from the coding sequence ATGGAAGGCGATGGGGCCGACGGGAACGGGACGGGCGCGCCCGGCGGGACCGGCGGCGCGGGCGGGGCCGTGCGCGAGCTGCGGGGCGTACCGGACACGCTCTTCATCCCGCTGGCCGCGCGCGTGCACGTCTCGCGGCGCTTCCCCGACTACTTCCACGACGGGGCCGCGCTGTCGCTGGCCCGCCTCATCCCCGCCGCCGTGGACGGGTCCGCCTCGGAGTACGGGCACATGGCCTCGGTGGCCCGGTACCACAACCTGGACGAGATGACGCGGGCCTTCGCCGCCCGACGCGGCCGGTGCGCCATCGTCAGCCTCGGGGCCGGGCTGGAGACCGCCGCGTTCCGGCTGGCCGACCTGGGGGCGACCTTCTACGAGGTCGACCTGCCCGAGGTCATCGAGGCCCGCCGCGCCCTCCTGCCTCCAACGCCCCACGAGGTGCTCATCGGGGCGGACGTGCTCGGGCGCGACTGGATGGACCGGCTCGAACCCGGGGCGCCGACCCTGTTCATCGCCGCCGGCCTCTTCCAGTACTTCCACGCCGACGACGTCGTCTCCCTCATCGGGGCGCTGCGGGACCGCTGCCCGGGCGGCGAACTCGTCTTCGACGCCACCAACCGGGCGGGCCTGGCCTACGGGAACAGGTACGTGCGCCGGACCGGCAACACGGCCGCCCCCATGCACTTCCACGTGGACGACCCCGCCGCCTTCGCCCGGGCGTGCGGCGTCGAGCTGGTCGAGCAGCGCCCCTTCTTCACCCGGGCCCGAGCGCTCCTCGGCCGGCGCCTGGGCCTGCGCACCCGCATCGCCATGGCGGTCGCGGACCGGCTGCGGCGCACCATGATCGTGCACCTCGCCTTCAACCCCGGCGCGACGCCGGGCGCTCCCGGCTGA
- a CDS encoding aldo/keto reductase, which produces MSDITLTLPPIGFGTYALRGRSGADAVTSAIRNGYRLIDSAFSYENEASVADGVARAVDEGAAARGDLIVTSKIPGRHFGYEPALAAIEESAARMRVIGPIDLYLIHWPNPLQDKYVDTWRALIEARERGLVRAIGVSNFLPGHIERLEAATGVLPAVNQIESHPRFPNTGLIAYNAERGIATEAWSPLGRDSNLLAEAVIVDVAAAHAITAAQAVLAWHVARGVTPIPKSASPHRQAENLASQAVLLSPAEVGAITSLGRPDGRLAGQDPETYEEM; this is translated from the coding sequence ATGAGTGACATCACCCTGACTCTGCCCCCCATCGGGTTCGGCACCTACGCCCTGCGCGGCCGGTCCGGGGCCGATGCCGTCACCTCGGCGATCCGCAACGGCTACCGCCTCATCGACTCGGCCTTCTCCTACGAGAACGAGGCGAGCGTGGCCGACGGCGTCGCGCGCGCCGTCGACGAGGGGGCCGCCGCGCGCGGGGATCTCATCGTCACCTCCAAGATCCCCGGGCGCCACTTCGGCTACGAGCCGGCGCTGGCCGCGATCGAGGAGTCGGCGGCCCGCATGCGCGTCATCGGCCCCATCGACCTCTACCTCATCCACTGGCCCAACCCGCTCCAGGACAAGTACGTGGACACCTGGCGGGCGCTCATCGAGGCGCGCGAGCGCGGGCTCGTGCGCGCCATCGGGGTCTCGAATTTCCTGCCCGGGCACATCGAGCGGCTGGAGGCGGCCACCGGGGTGCTGCCGGCGGTCAACCAGATCGAGAGCCACCCGCGCTTCCCCAACACCGGGCTCATCGCCTACAACGCCGAGCGCGGTATCGCCACGGAGGCGTGGAGCCCGCTCGGGCGGGACTCGAACCTGCTGGCCGAGGCGGTCATCGTCGACGTCGCCGCGGCGCACGCCATCACGGCCGCGCAGGCGGTGCTCGCCTGGCACGTGGCGCGGGGCGTCACCCCCATTCCGAAGTCCGCCAGCCCCCACCGCCAGGCGGAGAACCTGGCCTCGCAGGCGGTGCTCCTCAGCCCCGCCGAGGTCGGGGCCATCACCTCGCTGGGCCGCCCCGACGGCCGCCTCGCCGGCCAGGACCCGGAGACCTACGAGGAGATGTGA
- a CDS encoding DNA adenine methylase: MIKYLGSKRVLVPVLGEIFAASRARTALDLFTGTTRVAQEMCRRGLRTTAVDIATYSEALARTYVEADADAADHGAIAEALARLNALPGRRGYVTRTFCEDSRYFQPANGMRIDAIRQAIEADYAGTWLHPILLTSLLEAADAVDSTVGIQMSYLKTWAPRSYKPLALRAPVLTPGRGRALRADATKIVDELEPVDLAYLDPPYNQHRYFTNYHVWETLVRWDAPEHYGVACKRVDARDQATKSVFNRRREMPRALAGLIARVRAEVLVLSFSDEGFVPLEDLVAMCGQRGRSVEVLAFDSARYNGARIGVFNASGQKVGRISHTRNTEYVLLAGEPERIARMSERARRAGTRSTA; the protein is encoded by the coding sequence TTGATCAAGTACCTGGGATCCAAGCGGGTCCTCGTGCCGGTCCTGGGGGAGATCTTCGCCGCCTCACGGGCGCGCACCGCCCTGGACCTGTTCACGGGGACCACCCGCGTCGCCCAGGAGATGTGCCGCCGCGGCCTGCGCACCACCGCCGTCGACATCGCCACCTACTCCGAGGCGCTGGCGCGCACCTACGTCGAGGCCGACGCCGACGCCGCGGACCACGGGGCCATCGCCGAGGCCCTGGCGCGCCTGAACGCCCTGCCCGGGCGCCGCGGCTACGTCACGCGGACCTTCTGCGAGGACAGCCGCTACTTCCAGCCCGCCAACGGCATGCGCATCGACGCGATCCGCCAGGCCATCGAGGCCGACTACGCGGGCACCTGGCTCCACCCGATCCTGCTCACCAGCCTGCTGGAGGCGGCCGACGCCGTCGACTCCACCGTGGGAATACAGATGTCCTACCTCAAGACGTGGGCGCCGCGCTCCTACAAGCCGCTGGCGCTCAGGGCCCCGGTACTCACCCCGGGGCGAGGCCGGGCCCTGCGCGCCGACGCCACGAAGATCGTCGACGAGCTGGAGCCCGTGGACCTGGCCTACCTCGACCCGCCCTACAACCAGCACCGCTACTTCACCAACTACCACGTGTGGGAGACCCTCGTGCGCTGGGACGCCCCGGAGCACTACGGCGTGGCCTGCAAGCGGGTCGACGCCCGCGACCAGGCCACCAAGAGCGTGTTCAACCGCCGTCGCGAGATGCCCCGGGCCCTGGCCGGGCTCATCGCCCGGGTCAGGGCCGAGGTCCTGGTCCTGTCCTTCTCCGACGAGGGCTTCGTCCCGCTCGAGGACCTGGTGGCCATGTGCGGGCAGCGCGGGCGGTCGGTCGAGGTCCTCGCCTTCGACTCGGCCCGCTACAACGGCGCGCGCATCGGCGTCTTCAACGCCTCGGGGCAGAAGGTGGGGCGGATCAGCCACACCCGCAACACGGAGTACGTGCTGCTGGCGGGGGAGCCGGAGCGGATCGCGCGCATGAGCGAGCGGGCCCGGCGGGCCGGGACGCGCTCGACGGCGTAG
- a CDS encoding glycoside hydrolase family 2 protein, with protein sequence MEADRLCTPWGRDLPRIPLPEHPDPMMERARWESLNGWWQCAIVPAGSPGPAPGQWRPILVPFAVETPASGVARPLLPDERLHYRRPVPIPPAWRGERIRIHFSAVDHECEVLIDGRPVARHTGGYLPFHVDVADTDRDAVELRLRVADPTDTRGIQRGKQSLNPRTIWYTATSGIWGSVWMEALPRAAIEAVDIRTEPDLSGFRLRVDVEGAGRGPFEAEIGLPDGGRLRAAGTTGAWRRVEIPDPLPWSPDSPALYRFTIRAGEDEVRTWSALRTVGLSAPPASAGGAPRRGLPDPPGRRGRWRPRGLPGRWAPSGRRRGGPGRCVLLNGEPVLVNAPLSQGYWPESGMTPPCEAALLHDLVTLRRMGFNAVRVHVKVESRRFYHLCDRLGLMVVQDMVSGGVAPLGIRASGAVQALGFTLPDRSAAFRRWTGRSRAADRVCFVRELAGMIRHLRSHPCIVMWVPFNEAWGQFDARRAERFVRRADPSRLVDAASGWFDQGGGDFRSRHRYVLRLVAPPRGDGRAFYLSEFGGLNLAVEGRAWPEAPFGYRFLEDRGALARAMTELYRGQLVPLVGAGLAACTYTQVSDVERESNGLMTYDRVVVKVDPALMARLNRELEEAFVRVRRA encoded by the coding sequence ATGGAGGCCGACCGGCTGTGCACACCCTGGGGGCGGGACCTGCCGCGCATCCCCCTGCCCGAGCACCCCGACCCCATGATGGAGCGCGCCCGGTGGGAGAGCCTCAACGGGTGGTGGCAGTGCGCGATCGTCCCGGCCGGCTCCCCCGGGCCCGCGCCCGGCCAGTGGCGGCCTATCCTCGTGCCCTTCGCCGTGGAGACGCCCGCCTCCGGCGTCGCCCGTCCCCTGCTGCCCGACGAGCGCCTCCACTACCGCCGCCCCGTCCCCATCCCGCCCGCGTGGAGGGGGGAGCGGATCCGCATCCATTTCTCCGCCGTGGACCACGAGTGCGAGGTCCTGATCGACGGGCGTCCGGTCGCCCGCCACACGGGCGGCTATCTGCCCTTCCACGTCGATGTGGCCGACACGGACCGCGACGCCGTCGAGCTGCGTCTGCGGGTGGCCGACCCGACTGACACCCGCGGCATCCAGCGGGGCAAGCAGTCCTTGAACCCCCGGACCATCTGGTATACGGCCACCTCGGGCATCTGGGGCAGCGTGTGGATGGAGGCGCTGCCGCGGGCGGCGATCGAGGCGGTGGACATCCGGACTGAACCGGACCTGTCGGGGTTCCGCCTGCGGGTGGACGTCGAGGGTGCCGGCCGCGGGCCCTTCGAGGCCGAGATCGGCCTGCCCGACGGCGGGCGCCTGCGCGCCGCGGGCACCACGGGCGCCTGGAGGCGCGTGGAGATCCCCGACCCGCTGCCCTGGTCCCCCGACTCCCCCGCCCTGTACCGCTTCACGATCCGCGCGGGCGAGGACGAGGTGCGCACGTGGTCGGCCCTGCGCACCGTGGGGCTCTCCGCGCCGCCCGCGAGCGCGGGCGGCGCGCCCCGGCGGGGTCTGCCGGATCCGCCGGGCCGGCGGGGCCGGTGGCGTCCGCGGGGCCTGCCGGGCCGGTGGGCGCCGTCGGGCCGGCGCCGCGGCGGGCCCGGCCGGTGCGTGCTGCTCAATGGGGAGCCCGTCCTGGTCAACGCCCCCCTGTCCCAGGGCTACTGGCCGGAGTCGGGTATGACGCCGCCCTGTGAGGCGGCGCTTCTGCACGATCTGGTCACTCTCAGGCGCATGGGGTTCAATGCCGTGCGCGTTCACGTCAAGGTCGAGTCCCGTCGCTTCTACCACCTGTGCGACCGGCTCGGCCTGATGGTGGTTCAGGACATGGTTTCCGGCGGGGTTGCGCCCCTGGGGATCAGGGCCTCGGGGGCGGTTCAGGCGCTGGGGTTCACGCTTCCGGACCGTTCGGCCGCCTTCCGGCGCTGGACCGGGCGGTCCCGGGCCGCCGACCGGGTGTGCTTCGTCCGCGAGCTGGCGGGCATGATCCGTCATTTGCGCTCCCATCCCTGCATTGTCATGTGGGTGCCCTTCAATGAGGCCTGGGGGCAGTTCGACGCCCGGCGCGCGGAGAGGTTCGTGCGCCGGGCGGATCCCAGTCGTCTGGTCGACGCCGCCTCGGGCTGGTTCGATCAGGGCGGCGGGGACTTCCGTAGTCGGCATCGCTACGTCCTGCGGCTCGTGGCGCCGCCCCGGGGCGATGGGCGGGCCTTCTACCTGTCGGAGTTCGGGGGTCTGAATCTGGCCGTCGAGGGGCGCGCCTGGCCCGAGGCTCCCTTCGGCTACCGCTTCCTGGAGGATCGGGGGGCCCTGGCGCGGGCGATGACGGAGCTCTACCGCGGTCAGCTGGTGCCGCTGGTCGGGGCGGGGCTGGCGGCGTGCACCTATACGCAGGTCAGTGATGTCGAGCGCGAGAGCAATGGGCTCATGACCTATGACCGGGTGGTCGTCAAGGTCGATCCGGCGCTCATGGCCCGGCTCAATCGGGAGTTGGAGGAGGCCTTCGTCCGCGTCCGCCGCGCGTAG